In one Fibrobacter sp. UWP2 genomic region, the following are encoded:
- a CDS encoding nodulation protein NfeD has product MKMFSKVFAFLAVYAAFVFADSTTLAEPATAPATADVSAAPAADSADKKHQAVWIKLEGDVEPSMFDFCARAIGEALEKKPDYIVFEINTFGGRLDAAFDIVDTIMAVKGAETIALVKKKAISAGSLIALACKKLYMLEATTIGDCAPIVQGGDGTPQIVGEKIQSPLRAKFRNLAQKNGYPELLSSSFVTPELEILELTAKLDKGKKTERDTVLIIEGEKYTVLDSAAKAFWGTPKILVKEGELLTMTDKEAQELGFSKGTFKDRSEFETALAIESRSEVETTLGEDIASAIAAIAGILLILGFGALYIEFKTPGFGLFGIIGIILIGIVFLGQFAPQLDGYIPAILLVAGVVLFLVEIFVMPGTFLFGVGGIACMILALALSFSPSEIPEYIPESVETTFDATPWLFGLLYMLCCAAIALVFPIAASKYLIPLLPEGWTPMLKTDLENAASPTESVQEIHVGDVGVAKTFLRPVGQASFTMSDGSTKLFDVQTHGEIIEAGSPVKVEAVQEGHIWVTVAKTEMEG; this is encoded by the coding sequence ATGAAAATGTTCTCCAAAGTTTTTGCTTTTTTAGCCGTGTACGCGGCCTTTGTCTTTGCCGATTCCACGACGCTTGCCGAACCGGCAACAGCCCCTGCAACCGCCGACGTCTCAGCCGCCCCTGCTGCGGATTCGGCCGACAAAAAACACCAAGCCGTTTGGATTAAGCTCGAGGGCGACGTGGAGCCCTCCATGTTCGATTTTTGCGCCCGCGCCATCGGCGAGGCCCTCGAAAAAAAGCCCGACTACATCGTCTTTGAAATCAACACCTTCGGTGGCCGCCTCGACGCCGCATTCGATATCGTCGACACCATCATGGCGGTCAAGGGCGCCGAGACCATCGCCCTCGTGAAGAAGAAGGCCATCAGCGCAGGTAGCCTTATCGCCCTCGCCTGCAAAAAACTCTACATGCTCGAGGCCACGACCATCGGCGACTGCGCGCCCATTGTACAGGGCGGCGACGGCACCCCGCAAATCGTCGGCGAAAAGATTCAATCTCCCCTCCGCGCTAAGTTCAGGAATTTGGCCCAGAAGAACGGCTACCCCGAACTGCTGAGTTCATCGTTCGTGACGCCCGAACTCGAAATCCTCGAGCTCACCGCCAAGCTTGACAAGGGCAAAAAGACGGAACGCGACACCGTCCTTATCATCGAGGGCGAGAAGTACACCGTTTTGGACAGCGCCGCCAAGGCCTTCTGGGGCACACCCAAGATCTTGGTGAAGGAAGGCGAACTCCTGACCATGACCGACAAGGAAGCACAGGAACTCGGATTCTCGAAGGGAACGTTCAAGGACCGTAGCGAATTCGAAACCGCGCTCGCCATCGAAAGCCGTAGCGAAGTCGAGACGACCCTCGGCGAAGACATCGCGTCGGCCATCGCCGCCATCGCGGGAATCCTTTTGATTCTCGGGTTCGGCGCGCTCTACATCGAATTCAAGACGCCCGGATTCGGCCTCTTCGGCATCATCGGCATCATCCTCATTGGCATCGTGTTCCTCGGGCAGTTCGCACCGCAGCTCGACGGCTACATCCCGGCCATCCTGCTCGTCGCGGGCGTGGTGCTGTTCCTGGTTGAAATCTTCGTGATGCCCGGAACGTTCCTCTTTGGCGTAGGCGGCATCGCGTGCATGATCTTGGCTCTCGCGCTCTCGTTCTCGCCCTCGGAAATTCCCGAATACATTCCCGAATCCGTAGAGACGACCTTTGACGCGACTCCCTGGCTATTCGGGCTGCTCTACATGCTATGCTGTGCGGCCATCGCGCTCGTATTCCCGATTGCGGCGAGCAAGTACCTGATTCCGCTTTTGCCCGAAGGCTGGACGCCCATGCTCAAGACGGATCTCGAGAATGCTGCCTCGCCCACCGAATCCGTGCAAGAAATCCATGTCGGCGACGTGGGTGTCGCGAAGACGTTCCTGCGCCCCGTAGGCCAGGCGAGCTTCACCATGAGCGACGGCTCTACCAAGCTATTCGACGTTCAGACGCACGGCGAGATTATCGAAGCGGGCTCCCCCGTGAAGGTGGAAGCCGTACAGGAAGGCCACATCTGGGTGACGGTTGCTAAAACTGAAATGGAAGGCTAG
- a CDS encoding FISUMP domain-containing protein: protein MAFACLCLNACLEDEGSSSVAANDAPQKENDSDKDKDGSKDPSDSSMFAEVKCPEVTSKSQFLNPDIDYGEMTDERDGQVYKTVQIGNQTWMAENLNYAADRSMCPDSLESNCKIYGRWYTMSGSCPEGWHLPSVAEWNVLLRSVGKDDKVDAAMLKSRFGWADGKQGVDAFGFSAMPMSKQNCSQVFFLTSDYYDNENTGERSCIAFNYRAGAYYYNNETSVMGWFMGYFNEVTRGVPVRCLKDGSGPYEKSLLNTENLALWDKADKKDFFNPKVEYGEMTDERDGQVYKTVKIGNQTWMAENLNYIYAVDSLLKEEGVCPIYYGNDDAFPDGFKTCDLYGRLYPFGAAMDSAGVFSDDGLGCNGLVCKPNEQVRGICPEGWRLPGDSDWDTLLDAVGGADVAGKKLKSLTGWFYDGNGSDEYGFSARSSPDLSGSNNHTHVGFWSVGSHLNGRYFSFYSDAVYQGAADKLYIRCIKGYTHIDDPSRYIPGILPSEVEEGSMTDARDGQVYKTVKIGDKTWMAENLNYDYQVGDSVSIYGSVCLTDSLGNCDSSYGRYYTWPAAMDSAGIFSDGGKGCGFSELCNPKGTIRGVCPEGWHLPDTTEWNALFSELNCVEDGQNNCGPLLKSSRDWVSRGGGYDYYDFTVLPSNIADWRQDYTKEWFFESVRTARNNAQIWLSNESEKDAAMVAEFTIYKFVRFSKTQKKYGASVRCVKD from the coding sequence ATGGCTTTTGCCTGTTTATGCCTGAACGCCTGTCTCGAAGACGAAGGCTCAAGCAGCGTTGCAGCGAATGATGCTCCACAGAAAGAGAACGACTCGGATAAGGACAAAGATGGTTCAAAAGATCCGTCTGATTCGTCTATGTTCGCTGAAGTAAAATGTCCCGAGGTAACCTCCAAGTCGCAGTTCCTGAATCCTGATATTGACTATGGTGAAATGACCGATGAACGCGACGGCCAAGTTTACAAGACTGTGCAGATCGGCAATCAAACTTGGATGGCGGAAAACTTGAATTATGCTGCTGATCGTTCCATGTGCCCAGATAGCCTGGAAAGTAACTGCAAAATTTATGGAAGGTGGTATACAATGTCAGGTTCGTGTCCAGAAGGTTGGCATCTCCCTAGTGTTGCTGAGTGGAATGTACTCCTCAGATCAGTTGGTAAAGATGACAAAGTTGATGCTGCGATGCTGAAATCAAGGTTCGGTTGGGCTGATGGAAAACAAGGGGTGGATGCTTTTGGTTTCTCGGCGATGCCGATGAGTAAACAGAATTGTTCCCAGGTCTTCTTTTTGACTTCTGATTACTATGATAACGAAAATACGGGTGAACGGAGTTGCATAGCGTTTAATTATCGAGCTGGAGCTTATTATTACAATAACGAAACCTCTGTTATGGGTTGGTTTATGGGCTATTTCAATGAAGTTACTAGGGGTGTTCCCGTGCGATGCCTGAAGGACGGGAGTGGTCCTTACGAGAAATCTTTGCTGAATACCGAAAATCTCGCTTTATGGGATAAAGCAGACAAGAAAGATTTTTTCAATCCGAAAGTCGAGTATGGAGAAATGACCGATGAACGTGACGGTCAGGTTTACAAGACCGTGAAGATCGGTAATCAAACATGGATGGCGGAGAACCTGAATTATATCTATGCGGTAGATTCGCTTCTTAAGGAAGAAGGTGTATGTCCCATCTATTACGGCAACGATGATGCTTTTCCTGACGGCTTTAAAACTTGTGATTTGTATGGGCGCTTGTACCCGTTTGGCGCCGCGATGGATTCAGCTGGAGTCTTTAGTGATGACGGTTTGGGCTGTAATGGGTTAGTGTGTAAGCCAAACGAACAGGTCCGTGGAATTTGTCCTGAAGGTTGGCGCTTGCCGGGTGACAGTGATTGGGATACCTTGCTTGATGCCGTAGGGGGTGCAGATGTTGCTGGCAAAAAATTAAAATCGCTAACGGGGTGGTTTTACGACGGCAATGGTTCCGATGAGTATGGTTTTTCTGCGAGGTCTTCTCCCGATTTGAGCGGCAGTAACAATCATACTCATGTTGGTTTTTGGAGCGTCGGCTCTCATCTAAACGGAAGGTATTTTAGTTTCTATAGCGATGCCGTTTATCAGGGCGCAGCAGATAAGTTGTACATTCGTTGCATAAAGGGGTACACTCATATTGATGATCCGAGCAGGTATATTCCGGGAATCTTGCCTTCCGAGGTGGAGGAAGGGTCGATGACGGATGCTCGTGATGGGCAAGTTTACAAGACCGTAAAAATTGGCGACAAGACCTGGATGGCGGAAAACTTGAATTACGACTACCAGGTGGGAGATTCCGTATCGATATATGGTTCTGTTTGCCTCACCGATAGCTTGGGAAACTGCGATTCTTCTTATGGCCGCTATTACACGTGGCCTGCAGCGATGGATTCGGCGGGAATCTTTAGTGACGGAGGCAAGGGATGCGGCTTTAGTGAATTATGCAACCCGAAGGGGACTATTCGTGGAGTCTGTCCGGAAGGTTGGCATTTGCCGGATACGACCGAATGGAACGCATTGTTCTCGGAACTGAACTGTGTTGAGGATGGTCAAAATAATTGTGGGCCTTTATTGAAATCTTCCCGGGATTGGGTGTCCCGCGGTGGTGGATATGATTATTATGATTTTACGGTTTTGCCTTCGAATATTGCAGATTGGCGTCAAGATTATACCAAAGAGTGGTTCTTTGAATCGGTTCGAACTGCCCGCAATAATGCCCAAATTTGGCTGTCAAATGAATCGGAGAAAGACGCGGCGATGGTTGCTGAATTCACTATTTACAAATTTGTCCGTTTTTCGAAAACCCAGAAAAAATACGGGGCGTCAGTCCGCTGCGTGAAGGATTGA